In one window of Fictibacillus phosphorivorans DNA:
- the fliW gene encoding flagellar assembly protein FliW translates to MILHTKFEEIIEISEEDILHFEQGLPGFEDEKQFVLLPMEGTPFSTLQSVSTKELAFFTTNPFLFFTDYDFELVESVQKQLKIKEESDVLVQVILTIQEPLEKSTGNLQAPVVLNVKENLAKQVILTDNKYRTRHELLETSIVGQEG, encoded by the coding sequence ATGATACTTCATACAAAATTTGAAGAAATAATAGAGATATCTGAGGAAGATATTTTGCATTTTGAACAAGGTCTACCGGGTTTTGAAGACGAAAAACAATTTGTTCTTTTGCCGATGGAAGGGACCCCATTTTCAACTTTGCAATCGGTGTCCACAAAAGAACTGGCTTTTTTTACAACAAACCCATTTTTATTCTTTACGGATTATGATTTTGAATTAGTAGAATCGGTACAAAAACAATTAAAAATAAAAGAAGAATCTGATGTGTTGGTTCAGGTCATCTTAACGATTCAAGAACCATTAGAAAAATCAACAGGTAATCTTCAGGCACCTGTAGTGCTTAATGTAAAAGAAAATCTAGCAAAGCAAGTGATTCTTACAGATAACAAATACCGAACACGACATGAATTATTAGAAACTAGCATTGTCGGACAGGAGGGTTAA
- a CDS encoding ATP-binding protein → MDHNLYIVILSLFVCFLFALISLDWVNRRTEEQKSQQQFLLIGSVTMGIAVWATHYMGMLSIQSPVRVNYNFLIVTAALAAGIFFSYVSFLHFTSQRPQNKFFVPVSLFSIGLVSVHVIGLLSMHIHMPMEPNLIFIILSISSAYGFSLLGFYLLTLRNFSARVVLSSLSFTLGVSLMHYIGEMGLMAGTPTFDWHSSFPINNINMTATLLVFGATTVVLILYILEQRNQKRLVEHQFQLLESEHRYNSLFELNPEGVFVIGPDLNFIKVNSSLVQITGYSLEELHAMPYTHLLKENEISNSLDYLNRVIEGETIKHPLTIIHKEGHEIELDITSIPYSIRSDMTAVIGIAKDMTAINEAQNFKQRANTLAYVGELAAGLAHEIRNPLTSIKGFAQLFQSQNTTEETHHFLGIMLRETDRINFIISQLMILARPHMILKSDHDLNEVIKRSLKFIEEETDFETISLHLDLPEQPVLLKCEENLIAQLILNIVKNALEATPSWGNISLQLKQTQENITIAIQDDGPGIPEHLLSKLGQPFYTTKEGNPGLGLLICYQIVQNHGGKMRIESKEGYGTKVSLEFPITVPSEEKVLEMSLS, encoded by the coding sequence TTGGATCATAATCTATATATCGTAATACTCTCTCTATTCGTTTGCTTTCTGTTTGCCTTAATCTCACTCGATTGGGTTAATCGCCGTACAGAAGAGCAAAAATCGCAGCAACAATTCTTATTAATAGGTTCTGTTACAATGGGTATCGCAGTTTGGGCAACTCACTACATGGGAATGTTATCAATCCAAAGTCCTGTTCGTGTAAACTATAATTTTTTAATCGTTACCGCAGCACTTGCTGCAGGTATTTTCTTCTCATATGTATCGTTCTTACATTTCACCTCTCAAAGACCGCAGAATAAATTCTTTGTACCTGTTAGTTTATTTAGCATCGGCTTAGTGTCTGTTCATGTGATTGGATTGTTGTCCATGCACATTCATATGCCGATGGAACCTAATCTCATATTTATCATTCTTTCCATTTCTTCCGCTTATGGTTTTTCCTTACTTGGTTTTTATCTTCTCACTTTAAGAAATTTTTCAGCAAGAGTTGTTTTGTCTAGTCTTTCATTCACACTAGGCGTTAGTCTTATGCACTATATCGGTGAGATGGGATTAATGGCTGGAACGCCTACTTTCGATTGGCATAGCAGTTTTCCGATCAACAACATCAATATGACAGCTACTTTACTTGTATTTGGTGCGACAACCGTCGTATTGATTCTATACATTTTAGAACAGCGAAACCAAAAGAGACTCGTAGAGCATCAATTTCAACTGCTTGAATCCGAGCATCGATATAACTCGCTTTTTGAATTGAATCCTGAAGGCGTTTTTGTAATCGGACCAGATTTAAATTTTATAAAAGTAAATTCTTCACTTGTACAGATCACTGGATATTCTTTAGAAGAATTGCACGCTATGCCATATACCCACCTTTTAAAAGAGAATGAAATCTCAAATTCACTGGATTACTTAAATAGAGTGATTGAAGGCGAGACGATCAAACATCCACTTACGATTATCCACAAAGAAGGACACGAAATAGAGCTTGATATTACGAGCATCCCTTATTCAATAAGAAGTGATATGACCGCTGTGATCGGAATCGCAAAAGACATGACAGCAATCAATGAGGCACAAAACTTTAAACAGAGAGCAAACACACTCGCTTATGTCGGAGAACTTGCGGCAGGTCTTGCGCATGAGATACGAAACCCCCTTACTTCTATAAAAGGATTCGCGCAATTGTTTCAATCTCAAAACACGACAGAAGAAACGCATCATTTCTTAGGCATCATGCTACGAGAAACAGATCGGATCAACTTTATCATCAGCCAGCTTATGATACTGGCTCGACCACATATGATTTTAAAAAGTGACCACGACTTAAACGAAGTCATCAAACGCTCACTTAAATTTATAGAAGAAGAAACAGACTTTGAGACCATCTCGCTACACCTAGACTTGCCAGAACAACCCGTTCTTTTAAAATGCGAAGAAAATCTAATAGCACAACTCATTTTAAATATCGTAAAAAATGCGTTAGAAGCGACACCTTCATGGGGAAACATCTCCCTTCAGCTTAAACAAACGCAAGAAAACATCACAATCGCCATTCAAGATGATGGACCCGGCATCCCCGAGCACCTTCTATCAAAGCTCGGACAGCCGTTCTATACAACAAAAGAAGGCAACCCTGGACTCGGCCTCTTAATCTGCTACCAAATCGTCCAGAACCATGGAGGAAAGATGAGGATCGAATCAAAAGAAGGCTACGGAACAAAAGTCTCACTAGAATTCCCAATAACTGTTCCATCAGAAGAAAAGGTCCTCGAAATGAGCTTGAGTTGA
- a CDS encoding flagellar protein FlgN yields METVQMTSLLERLLQSHTDLLSLGERKTEVLKSGDMKSLDVLLKEEDLQVKRLQQIEKERLVKFVNVTLGDVLEQVEEPQKERLLNLQNRLINIYDDLKDRNQLNQVLLEQSLQYVNMSLSMMQPQSEHVTYNQTKKNPYHNNAASLFDSKA; encoded by the coding sequence ATGGAAACGGTACAAATGACATCACTTCTTGAACGTTTGCTTCAATCCCACACAGATCTTCTATCTCTCGGAGAACGCAAAACAGAAGTGCTTAAATCAGGAGATATGAAATCATTAGACGTTTTGTTAAAAGAAGAAGATCTACAAGTGAAAAGACTTCAACAGATCGAGAAAGAAAGACTTGTAAAGTTTGTAAATGTCACGTTAGGTGATGTTTTAGAACAAGTAGAAGAACCCCAAAAAGAACGATTGTTGAATCTGCAAAACCGATTAATCAATATCTATGATGATTTAAAAGATAGAAATCAGCTTAATCAAGTGTTGCTTGAGCAATCGCTTCAGTATGTGAATATGTCACTAAGTATGATGCAGCCTCAAAGTGAACATGTGACTTATAACCAAACGAAAAAAAATCCTTATCACAATAACGCGGCATCACTTTTTGATTCAAAAGCTTAA
- a CDS encoding DEAD/DEAH box helicase: MRFVSLFLNNRLTIAPETLVNDSSLEAVSFSEFSVVEQPPLNPTFQYDEKLQQILYGKKLLFDEISFTVDQIQKHYENGYVKYSTGISKTSNGYLCSRCGNEKIRLFAVFSCFRCKNDNCVYCRNCIMMGRVSECTPLISWSGPEVRWPDENNLFWNGELSIGQQLASQKFADNIGSDGELLIWAVCGAGKTEVLFKGIEKALNLGLRVCIATPRTDVVLELAPRLKAVFPNTKVASYYGGSEERETPAQLVISTTHQLYRFKQAFNVMIVDEVDAFPYSYDKTLQHAVSLAVTPKHFLLYLSATPSRTMKKATQKGTLQCGKILKRFHGFPLPVPKMVWGGEWKKRLERGKLPAPFLKWLKAQVESGRRAMIFVSSVSVLEKLTELIKKEIDLPVDSVHAEDPLRKEKVSQFRNEDIQLLVTTTILERGVTVPYLDVAVFGADHDVFTESALVQIAGRAGRSKDDHDGEVLLFHYGKSLSMIQAINHIKSMNKEAGI; this comes from the coding sequence ATGAGGTTTGTCTCCCTTTTTTTAAACAACCGTTTAACCATTGCCCCTGAAACCCTTGTAAACGATTCCTCTTTGGAAGCTGTCTCTTTTAGTGAATTTTCAGTAGTAGAGCAACCTCCTTTAAACCCAACTTTTCAGTATGATGAGAAACTTCAACAAATCCTCTATGGTAAGAAACTTCTATTTGATGAGATATCCTTTACAGTAGATCAAATCCAAAAGCATTATGAGAATGGTTATGTGAAATATTCTACTGGTATTAGTAAAACTTCTAACGGTTATTTATGTAGCCGGTGCGGAAATGAGAAGATTCGATTGTTTGCGGTGTTTTCTTGTTTTCGCTGTAAGAATGATAACTGTGTGTACTGTCGGAACTGCATCATGATGGGGAGAGTTAGTGAGTGTACTCCGTTGATTTCTTGGAGTGGACCTGAAGTGAGGTGGCCAGATGAAAACAACCTGTTTTGGAATGGTGAATTATCGATTGGTCAACAACTAGCATCTCAAAAGTTTGCAGATAATATCGGAAGTGATGGTGAACTTTTAATTTGGGCTGTGTGTGGAGCGGGTAAGACAGAAGTACTCTTTAAAGGGATTGAAAAAGCATTGAATCTCGGACTTCGCGTTTGTATAGCGACTCCTCGTACGGATGTGGTACTTGAATTAGCTCCTCGTTTAAAAGCGGTTTTTCCAAACACGAAGGTAGCGAGTTATTATGGTGGATCAGAAGAACGTGAGACTCCAGCACAGCTCGTCATCTCAACCACACACCAGCTGTACCGATTTAAACAAGCGTTTAACGTCATGATTGTCGATGAAGTTGACGCCTTTCCTTATTCCTACGATAAAACCCTTCAGCATGCGGTATCTCTTGCCGTTACACCAAAACACTTTCTTCTTTATTTATCTGCGACTCCTTCTAGAACGATGAAAAAAGCAACACAAAAAGGGACATTACAATGCGGAAAAATTCTAAAGCGGTTTCATGGATTTCCATTACCTGTTCCAAAAATGGTTTGGGGTGGGGAGTGGAAGAAGAGGTTGGAAAGAGGGAAACTACCTGCTCCATTTCTAAAGTGGTTGAAAGCCCAAGTTGAGAGTGGACGACGAGCGATGATATTTGTCTCTTCCGTATCCGTTTTAGAAAAGCTGACAGAACTTATAAAAAAGGAAATTGATTTACCAGTTGATAGTGTTCATGCAGAAGATCCACTTCGAAAAGAAAAAGTGTCTCAATTTAGGAATGAAGACATTCAGTTATTAGTCACAACAACCATACTAGAACGCGGAGTTACCGTTCCTTATCTAGATGTAGCAGTGTTTGGTGCGGATCACGATGTTTTCACAGAAAGTGCGCTCGTTCAAATAGCAGGACGAGCAGGTAGAAGTAAGGATGATCATGACGGTGAGGTACTTCTTTTTCATTACGGTAAATCGCTCAGTATGATTCAAGCGATCAATCATATAAAGAGCATGAATAAGGAGGCGGGGATTTGA
- a CDS encoding DegV family protein, whose amino-acid sequence MSKVAVITDSTSYIPEHIRNEKNIVMISLNVVFDKETYKEEAEIKADDFYDMVGKEGALPKTSQPAIGELVELLEELSQNYDEAVMITLSSGISGTYQSAIAAGEMVEGIKLHVFDSEISCSPQAFYVLKAAELASEGSNGYDIMNHLLQMKNNGIPAYFMVDDLNHLHRGGRLNTAQLFVGNLLQIKPILHFEDKKIVPFEKVRTKKKALKRIFDIMDENVKPNDKVKISVIHAKREDEAVEIADELREKFTNADVWVSYFGPVIGTHLGEGSLGITWIKE is encoded by the coding sequence ATGAGCAAGGTAGCCGTCATTACAGACAGTACTTCCTACATACCTGAACATATCCGCAACGAAAAAAATATTGTAATGATTTCGCTCAACGTGGTTTTTGATAAAGAAACATACAAAGAAGAAGCTGAAATAAAAGCAGACGATTTTTACGACATGGTTGGTAAAGAAGGAGCCCTTCCGAAAACTTCGCAGCCTGCAATCGGTGAGCTTGTAGAACTATTAGAAGAGCTTTCTCAAAACTATGACGAAGCGGTAATGATCACATTATCGAGCGGAATCAGTGGAACATATCAAAGTGCAATAGCTGCTGGCGAAATGGTTGAAGGAATCAAGCTTCATGTATTTGATTCGGAGATCAGTTGTTCACCTCAAGCGTTTTATGTGTTAAAAGCTGCAGAATTAGCAAGTGAAGGCTCGAATGGTTATGACATTATGAATCATCTGTTGCAGATGAAGAACAACGGCATTCCAGCCTACTTTATGGTTGATGATTTAAACCATCTTCACCGTGGTGGTCGTTTGAACACAGCTCAGCTTTTTGTAGGGAATCTGCTTCAGATTAAACCGATTCTTCACTTTGAAGATAAGAAGATCGTTCCTTTTGAAAAAGTACGTACTAAGAAAAAAGCATTAAAACGTATTTTTGACATCATGGATGAGAATGTAAAGCCTAATGATAAAGTGAAGATCAGTGTAATTCATGCCAAACGTGAAGATGAAGCGGTTGAAATCGCTGATGAGCTACGTGAAAAATTTACAAACGCAGATGTCTGGGTTAGCTACTTCGGACCAGTAATCGGCACGCACTTAGGTGAAGGTTCACTCGGCATTACGTGGATAAAAGAATAA
- a CDS encoding DUF6470 family protein, translating to MNVPQLRLESTNARIGLQTQQPVQEIQQAPADLKIRQPKAELEVNVTPSQLTIDQTEAWADMDLKHISRRIEEFSQRGYEDWLSGLARMSQEGDDLMRVENGGNPIAEHAKMNSESPMYEFNIGFIPRANSVKISYQPSKVQLNWQTHKPEIDVTINRPQHQYTPGKVNISMEQMPSLTINWTT from the coding sequence ATGAATGTTCCTCAACTTAGACTAGAATCCACGAATGCTAGAATAGGACTACAAACACAGCAGCCTGTTCAAGAAATCCAACAAGCCCCCGCTGATTTGAAAATTAGACAGCCAAAAGCAGAACTAGAAGTGAATGTAACACCAAGTCAGTTAACCATTGATCAAACAGAGGCATGGGCTGACATGGATTTAAAACACATCTCACGCAGGATTGAAGAGTTTTCACAAAGAGGTTATGAAGATTGGCTATCTGGTCTGGCCCGGATGTCTCAAGAAGGCGATGACTTGATGAGGGTAGAAAACGGCGGCAACCCAATAGCGGAACATGCCAAAATGAATAGTGAAAGTCCGATGTATGAGTTTAACATTGGCTTTATTCCAAGAGCAAACAGTGTGAAAATCAGTTATCAACCTAGTAAAGTTCAACTAAATTGGCAGACTCACAAACCAGAGATTGATGTTACGATTAATAGACCTCAGCATCAATACACTCCTGGTAAGGTAAATATAAGCATGGAACAAATGCCTTCTTTAACAATCAACTGGACGACATAA
- a CDS encoding TIGR03826 family flagellar region protein produces the protein MDNLMNCPQCGKLFVKYLREQCDMCFREEEQDYDKVYRFLRKSENRKATIVEVSESTEVAESKIIYFIHQGRIRVKGYPNFTYPCDGCQAPINDGRLCEECKARIKSELSLEDLIRRKQEEALPSYHTDDN, from the coding sequence ATGGACAATTTAATGAACTGTCCGCAGTGCGGCAAACTTTTTGTGAAGTATTTACGTGAACAGTGTGATATGTGCTTTCGAGAAGAAGAACAGGATTATGATAAAGTATACCGATTTCTTAGAAAGAGCGAGAATCGAAAGGCAACAATAGTAGAAGTAAGTGAATCAACCGAGGTTGCTGAAAGTAAAATCATCTATTTCATACACCAAGGAAGAATTCGTGTAAAAGGATATCCGAATTTCACATATCCGTGTGATGGCTGCCAGGCGCCAATCAACGATGGTCGTTTATGCGAAGAGTGTAAAGCTCGTATCAAATCAGAGCTCTCACTTGAGGACTTAATTAGAAGAAAACAAGAAGAAGCATTACCTTCTTACCATACTGATGACAATTAA
- the flgK gene encoding flagellar hook-associated protein FlgK — translation MRSTFHGLETARRGMFTQQTALQTTGHNIANANTPGYSRQRVNFVQTEAYPAASMNRPQIPGQMGTGVAAGSVQRVREGFLDTQFRGENNKLGYWDARSEALEKMEDIMNEPSDNGLAKTLDRFWQSLQDLSVNPEDSGARSVVRQRGLAVAETFNYLSNSLTAIQGDLKSQANITTKEINALLDDIQSINKQISEVEPHGYLPNTLYDERDSLVDRLSTLLNVEVTTKPSGGKPDPLAAGLYDIKMKDKDGTEFTLVDSTNGTVNHLVINYNDGTGGNGLADSVVVGGGIPITISKFAGGKLQGLIESYGYNDNGSVKGIYPDMLTNLDQMAYQFATEFNKVHSAGWSLSEIEAGAPAGYNFFDLGGVSDPVNPKGAAKLLKLHDDMKELDNIAAATNQFAGDGSNALRLGDVKNAPLDFPGSKSSLQSFYEGAIGKMAVDAQQAVRLTNNSAVLTDSVQQRRLSVSGVSLDEEMTNMIQFQHAYNASARNITVIDEMLDKIINGLGVGGR, via the coding sequence ATGCGCTCAACCTTTCATGGATTAGAAACAGCCCGTCGAGGAATGTTTACACAGCAAACCGCTCTTCAAACGACAGGTCACAATATAGCAAATGCGAATACTCCTGGGTATAGCCGTCAAAGAGTAAACTTTGTTCAGACTGAAGCATATCCGGCAGCGAGCATGAACCGCCCTCAGATTCCAGGACAGATGGGAACGGGTGTAGCTGCGGGATCGGTACAGCGTGTTCGCGAAGGATTTCTAGATACTCAATTTCGAGGAGAAAACAACAAGCTCGGTTATTGGGATGCGAGAAGTGAAGCTCTAGAGAAGATGGAAGATATCATGAATGAACCTTCTGACAATGGTTTAGCAAAGACTCTAGACCGCTTTTGGCAATCACTACAGGATCTATCGGTTAACCCTGAAGATTCAGGAGCACGTTCGGTTGTGCGTCAGCGTGGTTTAGCAGTAGCAGAAACGTTTAATTATCTTTCAAACTCGTTAACTGCCATTCAAGGTGATTTAAAGTCGCAAGCTAATATCACGACAAAAGAGATCAATGCTTTACTCGATGATATCCAAAGCATCAATAAACAAATCAGTGAAGTAGAGCCACACGGCTATCTTCCTAATACACTTTACGATGAGAGAGATAGTCTAGTAGATCGGTTATCCACTCTACTAAATGTAGAAGTTACTACAAAGCCAAGCGGTGGCAAACCAGATCCACTAGCTGCTGGACTTTATGATATTAAAATGAAAGACAAAGATGGTACGGAGTTCACATTAGTAGATTCTACAAATGGAACGGTTAACCACCTTGTGATTAATTATAATGATGGAACAGGTGGAAACGGATTAGCGGACAGTGTGGTAGTAGGCGGAGGTATTCCAATTACTATCAGTAAATTTGCGGGAGGTAAGCTACAAGGTCTGATAGAGTCCTATGGTTACAACGACAATGGTTCTGTAAAAGGCATCTATCCAGACATGCTTACAAACCTAGATCAAATGGCTTATCAGTTTGCGACAGAGTTTAATAAAGTTCATTCTGCAGGATGGAGTCTATCGGAGATTGAGGCAGGTGCTCCTGCCGGTTATAATTTCTTCGACCTTGGAGGGGTGTCTGATCCGGTAAATCCTAAAGGTGCAGCAAAATTACTCAAACTTCATGATGACATGAAGGAGTTGGATAACATTGCAGCTGCAACTAACCAATTTGCTGGTGACGGTAGCAATGCTTTACGATTAGGTGATGTGAAGAATGCGCCACTAGATTTTCCAGGCAGTAAGTCATCTTTACAAAGCTTTTATGAAGGAGCAATTGGTAAGATGGCAGTTGATGCACAGCAAGCGGTTCGACTCACGAACAATTCAGCTGTATTGACGGATTCCGTTCAACAACGCCGACTTTCTGTAAGTGGTGTCTCCCTTGATGAAGAAATGACAAACATGATTCAGTTTCAACATGCTTATAACGCATCTGCTCGAAACATCACAGTAATTGACGAGATGCTAGATAAAATCATTAACGGCTTGGGTGTCGGCGGAAGGTAG
- a CDS encoding ComF family protein, which translates to MSYCLYCHESYSEAWSWEALIGLEASPLLCQDCEGRLVWIKGEICRICGRDFCVFPEQYRQGDCCFDCIRWEENESWTGILQQNRSLYVYNDYMKEIIAKLKYRGDAEVVKAFYPVLSTEFKKISRDAILVPIPLSEERHYERGFNQAKLLAVGLKKHTEIVLKRKTHEKKQSKKTREERLSQKENPFEVIDSLKVKGQKVILVDDVYTTGSTLRYAAKVLIEAGARKVSSITLAR; encoded by the coding sequence TTGAGTTATTGCCTATATTGCCATGAATCTTATTCTGAAGCTTGGTCATGGGAAGCACTTATTGGCTTAGAGGCATCACCATTATTGTGCCAGGACTGTGAAGGTAGGTTAGTATGGATAAAAGGTGAGATTTGTAGAATATGCGGTCGTGATTTTTGTGTATTTCCCGAGCAATATCGACAAGGTGATTGTTGCTTTGACTGCATTCGTTGGGAAGAAAACGAGAGTTGGACCGGCATTCTACAGCAAAATCGGTCACTTTATGTCTATAACGACTATATGAAAGAAATCATAGCTAAGCTGAAATATCGTGGAGATGCTGAAGTTGTTAAAGCTTTTTATCCAGTCTTGAGTACGGAGTTTAAAAAGATTTCCCGTGATGCAATCCTTGTTCCCATTCCATTAAGTGAGGAGCGACATTATGAAAGAGGATTTAATCAAGCCAAACTGTTAGCAGTAGGATTGAAGAAGCATACAGAAATCGTGTTGAAAAGAAAAACACACGAAAAGAAACAAAGTAAGAAAACTCGAGAAGAACGTTTATCTCAAAAAGAGAATCCGTTTGAAGTAATAGACTCTCTAAAAGTAAAAGGTCAGAAAGTTATTTTAGTCGATGATGTCTACACAACAGGTAGCACATTACGTTATGCGGCAAAAGTCCTGATTGAAGCAGGTGCCCGAAAAGTTTCTTCTATCACCCTAGCACGATAA
- the flgM gene encoding flagellar biosynthesis anti-sigma factor FlgM — MRINHFNSIQNNPYTKQVPHMKDNHVKAAYKKDEIQISEEAKKLLSSSKFEQDRTNKVNEIKQQVDSGTYQVNVSKTAASIIQYYKQG, encoded by the coding sequence ATGCGAATCAATCATTTTAACTCTATTCAAAATAACCCATACACAAAACAGGTGCCCCATATGAAGGATAATCATGTTAAGGCTGCATACAAAAAAGATGAGATTCAAATTTCAGAAGAAGCAAAGAAACTCTTGTCTTCCTCAAAATTTGAACAAGACCGGACGAATAAAGTGAATGAGATTAAACAACAAGTGGATAGCGGAACATATCAAGTCAATGTTTCTAAAACAGCAGCTTCCATTATTCAATATTACAAGCAGGGTTAA
- the flgL gene encoding flagellar hook-associated protein FlgL, which produces MRVTQSMLSNNMLRHISNSYESMAKTQEQLTTGKKISRPSDDPVVAMKGMTYRTNLTEVEQYKRNLSEAYNWMDNSDAALDKATSVMQRIRELTVQASNGTYEESQKGMIGKEIEQLKEHLVSIANTQVAGKYIFNGNDTTKKPVDLSKTPSVSDNGNTVNLELSQGIEVAVNINPKNVFTHTAGSPESGLFGDINELKKALESTSGQDISGFLEKLDSHINNLVSERAELGARYNRVELIDARVGEQEVIANRILSDNEDADIERVITDLKMQESLHRAALGVGSRIMQPTLMDFLR; this is translated from the coding sequence ATGCGCGTAACGCAATCGATGTTATCTAATAACATGCTGCGACATATCAGTAATAGCTATGAAAGTATGGCCAAGACACAAGAACAATTAACAACAGGTAAAAAAATAAGCCGTCCATCAGATGATCCAGTCGTTGCGATGAAAGGCATGACTTACCGAACAAATCTAACAGAGGTTGAGCAGTACAAGCGAAACCTATCTGAAGCTTATAACTGGATGGATAATTCAGATGCTGCTCTTGATAAAGCAACAAGTGTGATGCAGCGTATTCGTGAGCTAACCGTTCAGGCAAGCAACGGAACGTATGAAGAATCTCAAAAAGGCATGATTGGAAAAGAAATTGAACAGTTAAAAGAACATCTCGTTTCTATCGCCAATACACAGGTTGCTGGGAAGTACATTTTTAATGGAAATGATACAACGAAAAAACCGGTTGATTTGAGCAAAACACCTTCCGTTTCAGATAATGGTAATACGGTTAACCTTGAACTATCTCAAGGTATAGAAGTTGCAGTTAACATCAACCCTAAAAATGTATTTACTCATACAGCGGGTTCTCCTGAAAGCGGTTTGTTTGGGGATATTAATGAGTTGAAAAAAGCCCTTGAGAGTACTTCAGGACAAGATATTAGTGGATTTCTAGAAAAGTTAGATTCTCACATCAATAATTTAGTTTCTGAACGCGCTGAGTTAGGGGCAAGATATAATCGTGTAGAACTAATTGATGCACGTGTTGGTGAGCAAGAAGTTATCGCGAATCGCATACTTTCTGATAATGAAGATGCGGATATCGAGCGTGTGATTACAGACTTAAAGATGCAAGAAAGCTTACACCGTGCGGCATTAGGAGTAGGATCTCGCATCATGCAACCGACACTTATGGACTTTTTACGTTAA